In Cheilinus undulatus linkage group 3, ASM1832078v1, whole genome shotgun sequence, the genomic window taaatcagcgaatttgaaaattcatggataacaataatgattatactttagtattaaaaatatattttgggttaaagagcttctacatattggtgttttaaccattgcagaaatataaaaaatgattttggtaattaccaatgctgttaatttagggcagctgtggcataaaccttactttagttAGGGTTAgtgtggtctaataaatttgttaagcactgcttAAATCTGACAGTTATGGAATAAACTTCAGAGTGTTAACTTTTAGAGACaccttgtttgtgtttgtattccaaatggttcaaacacagcattcagtttaatttgggTGTACCTGGGCAGGAGCTTTTGACTCATTTCACCCAGAATACTACAGGGTTAAAAGAGGTCAAAAGGGGTCAAAAGTgatagaaacagaaaaagtgttgaaaggtgatcaaaaagggggaaaatggtttaaagtcaCAAGAATGgtttggaaaaaagtgataaaaatgagttaaaatctGGCCAAAAGTGTGTAAAAACCAAAACCGTaaaaagtgtgtaaaattgCTGATAAGTGGCATCAAGattagcactaatgctactgatccaacacacattgataccatcaataaatcacatctggggagggcccattggTAATTTTCATTGGCTACATCTTCAGTTAGAATGAATTCACACCTTCACTGCACATTAAAGATTAACAACAGGTGTTGGGTTCACAGGTTGTCCTGTTGGTCCCACACAAGAAAGGTCTTATGtttaattgattaatttttcTTAAGAAGAAGTCAACATTTACATAGTAGAACCAGTAAGTTAATGTTTTACATCAGGTGGCAGGGATATCTCACCAGAAACTTCAAGATAAAGAATTGCCAAATGGGCAGGAATGTTTGTGTGGGTTGATGGTTTGTTACTTCCTAAACTCTCAAAGCTTGAATGTCTTTTCATTGTGCCTGTTACAGGGACCATGTAATAAAATCACAAAGCTGCCCTAGATTACCTCCTGGTTGAAGGTAATATAATCAAATAGATATTTTATGACTTTCATATAAAGTCTGTCTTCAGAAAGAAGATTCAGACTCCTACACTGTCATGCAATCTCTGAGTCATGTGATTCTGAGTAAAAATCTGTGTCTAAAAATCTGTAcagctttaaaatataaatatgacacagaacacttttaaaacactcttaaaaacatttatttaaatgtcagGGTGTCATCAATCAAAATAACTAATGCTTTATGCAAGACTCAAGTGCAGCGATACAAAATAAGATGAAACATGGGTAAATTGCAGTAAGTGATATGTGAATGGGAAACTTTTGCTCATATGTTTATACTACTTGTGTCAAATGATCATTTCTCCATGCTCTTCAGAAAATGTGACTTCTCTGTGGCTATTAGACAACACTCCTCTGTCTCCTGCATCACCGTCTCCTCCTGTTTCTTCTCCTCCAGACGTGGgcttcttcctcctcttgttAAGGAGAGGATTGTTGGACAGGTCCAGGTCTTTGATCTTCACTTGGTCATAGTCAACTCGCATGGTGGCCAGAGCACTGGTCATTTCCTCCTGTTGGcagacatttttgcagtttataTGACACTTTACCGCCATCTGGTGGTcagtttttagaaaataaacagtACAGTGAGTTCACCTTCACATCATCCCACAGCTCTTTATCTTCTGTCAAAACCCGAGAGGTGTGCAGGGGCGTCGGAGGAACCACCATGGACTGCTGCAGTgtcaacaacacaaaaatcgTATGAATAATAGTGGTAAGAATATCCATCTATTAAAAATGGTTGACAGTGATTGATGACTTACACTGATCCAGGGATGGTTCACAAACTGTCCAATGGTCATCCTCTCATTGGGGTCTGTCTTCAGAAGCTGAATGATGAGCTGTTTGGCTAGAGGATGTCACAAAAATCTGTCAACAATACCTAATCCATCTGGTAattctttataataataatgattgtTTAATGCTGTATAAATTATGCACAGTGAGTATGAAATGTGACCTCAGCCAAACCTCTAGATAATTTTGCAAAGCTGATGGTTGGTCAGATTTGATGTCTATCATCAAGCAAATCTTGCAAATCTTCAACCTGGTACACTTGATCCCAGTCAGATTCTATCACTTAAACGTTCCTTTAAGTTGAAGGATACATTTTTCTCTCAGTCAGATTTTGTATTATATATCTCATCAATCTTGGTAGTgtgctgctctggcctcctgatggccatcatccaagCCTGTGctaggcccatgccccatctctccaggtaacCTCCCAGCTGCCAGCTCCACAATTCACACATTCAGCTccagcatctggaccagcccactgggccctgggcacccagtatgcggtgagctggatcaggcctagGATAGCACACCAGGTGCCCAAAAAAGAGCAGCTGCCAGTCCTGTATCAGGCAGCCGACCCTTCCCATCTCTGAGCATgccagcattagacacatggtcttgccaatgatacccaaagatgcgcCAAAGAGAAGCTGTCACAAGGAGTCCAGTTGGCGCCTCTGGAcatcagtcaacgtccaggcGTCACAAGAGCATAATAAGACGAAGGgcaccaaggactgaaagactctgactttcgtcCGAGaaacgccacactgtcttgctcagcgaaCCTTTTGCTCCATGAACAAATCTAAGTTGGCgattgatctcagcctcacaaaGAACtgatggattatgctgccaaggtaggtgaactgctctactacttccacactctcactattcacagacacagaatcGATGGTAGCATCCAAGGCATCTCCAAGTGCATTCCCACagttcagcctcctcactcagcaattACAGAGCCCCCataaggacatctacagtctccacaatgatcacagcatcatcagcaaagtccagatccgTGATCTGGACATCGCCAAATGACACTCCAGAGTTCGCTGCGCCTGTTACCTGCAGCTGCAGGTAACAGGATACAGGATGCTGAAGAGCGTAGGGGCTAAGATGCACCCTGCCTCACCCAAGAATCAACTAGGAAGAAGTCGGGGATGGAGCCACAACACGTCACAGtactctctgtaccagaatatcAGGCaaacatcagctggatgagcaaACATGGAATCCTGTAGAGCTCCAGAATCCTTCAAACGGATTCTCTGATCACTGAGTCGAATGCCTTCTGGGCTGCAAGCAACTCTCAGCTGAATTCCCGAAGGTACTCAGTGAGGACCTGAGGTGCCAGGATGTGGTCTACCATAGACCTCTTAGGTGTAAAGCCCAACTGTGCTTGCTGCTGGTGTTGGAGGAGCGGATCACGGATCCTGTTCAGCAGTATCAGTGCAAGGGCCGTGTTCAGCACTGAGAGAAGTGTAATACCCTTGTAGTTGTTACACTCTCGCACATTGACCTTTCCCTTCCAGATCAGGACAGCTATGCCCCTCTGCAGTCGATAGGGATACTGCCTGTTCTCCATATGAAGCAGATGAGAGCAAAAAGCTACAGGAGGGAGGTTTCACTACCTGCGCTGAGTACCTCATATTGAtacacacaatttaaaaaaagatatgtaCTGTAGGAGCACACTCTGACAATAATCTTCTTAAGGTGTATGACGAAGAAGACTTACAAACTGGGAAGTCAGCACTGAAAAATGTCCCttaaagcagttttatttaAGGCAAGGCCACAACAGACATTTTGACTTGCCTTCACAACGCTGAAGAAGACTGTGAGATCCATTGAGGCTTCTTAAAACAAATTTTGCTACCGCCTTGtcaaaaaaaaactgcttttaagaacattttttgaCTCCTCAATTTTATTTAATGCATGCCAAACTTGTTCACAACTTCCTCATCATGCTGGTTGTAATATAAAGTAAGAAGTTTAGGTTTTCCCTGTTTTTATGATTCATACTGTCTGAGGTCTAACCTTCCTCGGAGACATCAGCCCACTCAGGGTTTGGGAACTCATACTGGCCCAGCCTGATCCTCTGCTTCATGCCCGGAGAGATGGCCTGACCCGTGTTTGAGTAGAATGGAGGAAACCCACACAGACTGGAGGCACAAGAGAGGAGGGAAAGGGTGAGATTATTTATCTATCTGATTTTACAAAAacgtataaaaaaaaaaattctgagaatAGCTATAAATTATTCATCAAAGCTTCTGTGTGGAGATTTTAGCTGGTaatgaaacagagagagaaattcATTCTGATGCCTTTATACGAATAACAAAATCATCCATGAAGAGACTGATAGATCCATGTTGTTATTAATACCCAAAACAACACAACTCAAATTCCTCACATGACCAGTATCAGGCTCCTGTGATACTCACAGAATATACATGATAACACCCAGAGACCACATGTCACATGACTTGTCATATTTCTCTGGTCCAAGCACCTCTGGggctgaaaaacagaaataaacacaaataaagtcAGCATGTAGACTCATGTGTACATCATGAAAGTGAAAAACACCAGCAATTTAAAAGAGCACCTGTTAAAGCGCATTGAAAACTCTGGCATCGTTGCAGTACCCCTAACTAAAAGCCCCACAGTGGTACAGCAGCGAGCACTCACCCACATAATAAGGAGTGTAACAGGGAGTCTGCAAGGAGTTGTACAGTGTAGTCTCCTTAGCAAAACCAAAGTCAGTCAGCTTCAGAGTAGCGTTACTGTCTTTGGTGGTGTAGAGCAGGTTTTCAGGCTGCAGTGTGCATGAAAAAGAGGGAAACACTCATAgtcaaatgttaaaaatccttcatacagtatattttaagatcagcagcagcagtaccTTTACGTCCCTGTGAGCGATGTCCATGTGATGCAGGTACTCTATAGCTGTGCCGATGTCGTGCATGATCTCCGACGCCTCTGTTGGACGAACATGACATGGATAGAACAAGTACAGGTCACGGTATAGAAACTCCAGTCGAATCTGTTTGAAGTGAATTTTAACCCACCTCTCTCTGTGAAGGCCTGGTCCCCTCGGGACTGGATGCGGCTGAACAGCTCCCCTCCCTCCATACTGGGATGAGATAAACAAAGAGATCAGAGTGGAGCAGAGAGGGCCCTCCTGGCAAACAGCCTCAGCTCTCTAATGTAATCATGGTGGGCCGACAAAGCCAGTCATTATGCCCAATGATTTACTGCTGAAATGAGTCCAGTGTCTGAGACtgaggacacacacacacacacacagtagtTTGGTTGTTATGATACCAGAATTATGAACTTAGATAGCTACAAGTTACCAATGGGTGGCATCACTGAGACTACATCCATGTTTTAAACAATGTGAGGCACATAGGTAGTCTGCTGCTCTGCGCTGGGACTTATTTAAACTTTCAGTCtgagtttgattaaaaataaacaacaaacaaaacaacaatgaaagGTGGAAGGGAAAAGTCCGACAAGGGCATATTTGTTATGGCTTCTTGAagcctttaaaatgtcagaGGCATATTGTTTACAAAATATCGACAAAGGTCAAAGAATTTTCTGCTGATTGAAACTTTTATGTTTTCATATATTGAGAGAAAGACTCAGATTAGGACCCAAGGGTGCAATCTGAAAACaaatctgccttttttaaaGCAGCCACAAATAAGAAGAAACTATGGATTCTAAGAAATTGTATCAAAATGTGTGTTTCTGAAAAGAAGCAATGAAGTTTTCCCCATCAAATCTTTTATACCACAGGTCAACTGCTGACTAAAAGCAAAGCAGAGTGCCCTTCATTTTTAGATTGCTGTTCTTCAGTTTATATTGATTTATCAACTTCATGTAtatttttgtaaagtgttttttttattgaatgttCATATATGTATTGTAAAGTGGTGTTGTGTTGCAGAATGTAATattttataatatatataacataTGCATTCACattgtttatttaaagattCAACCAGGGACAAAAATTTGACATTAACAGTAAACTCTGTGCTGCATCAGTTTGATgctctttattaaaacaatgatcaattttacatcactgtcaaataaaacagaaattgaTCTCAATTAAAATGAAGGCAAACAATTAAAGACTAATCTCAAAAGGTACCTACAGATTTGTCTGATTGTTTCATCTTCCAGTTTGAACTGAAATCTAGAAAATACACAGACATTTATATGcaattctgaaatgttttgttttctgaaaaaaaaaaatgtttgggcAAAAAACTGAACCTGAGGGCATCATTGGGCTGAAAGGTggactgacacaacccaggttgtCTGGATGTCCTTCCATATTACCAGAGGCaagaaaaatattctgttgaaaaataacaaagcccAGACCTTTAATGCAGAATAAGGAATAGGTGTGGGAAATAAGTGCAGCCTTATGTACTGTCCatgtgggtagtagggttgccacaagcccatggtcatgctgtggatatGCCAAGGGCCTAAAAACCGGTGCAGTCTCCGGGCCTATTAAAAAGGTCCAGAAAGCAGAATTGCCATGGAACTTGATCTTGGCTGGTGAGTGACTCCCTCCCTTTCTGCAGGCCGGGATGTGACACACAGGACCCCACAATGAATCCTTCACACCCTACATACCTAAAACCTATGCAAATGACTGCATATATGATGTAAAACTTCTTTCAGATTGTCTGAGATTCTACTacctttttgaaaagaaagcttTTCTCCTATTAAGATGCACAGTATGTAAACTCCACCATCCTGGGGCGctcaatcaaaacaatgccAAAAGATGACAGTAAAGAcatgctgctcagctctgcctaTCTCTCTACTTCATAATCAAAGACAAACCTGTTAAAAGTATTCACACTGTTTTGTGCTATGACTTGAAAAGCATTCTAGGATTGCTTGAATTTTAAACCAAGGGggccacttttctttttctccctcattatgagaaattcatccatTGAACAAAAATGGTGGTTCACCTTTAACTAGACTCTCTTTTATATTGAGCAGAGTCCTGATTTCAAACATCAATTAAGTTTTggaggtgggcagagctgagTGGAGCATCTTTAAAACACTTGGGAATGTCCTTGGGGAAACAGTGCATACATGAGATGACAGGTAGGGGCATTGGTTGGATCGTATTTGTTTTGAGTTGTTATAACTCTTGGAGCCCAGGCCTCATGGGGACAATGAAGATTATATCAAATGAAATCTTTTCTTACTGTACAGTAACGTATCATATCAAATGCAGACCATCTCAAGGAACTtcaatcacagagcagtttccTCAACTTTAAATTCCTGTGACCTGGATGACTGAAACCTtcacagagaaataaagaagTGCTCACCACTCCATAATAACGAGGAGACATTTCTTCCCCTGGTGCATGTTCTCATACAGGCTGAGGATTCGGACAATGTGGGGGCCTCCAGAAACTCGCCAGTGCAGCTCCACCTCCCGTCGGGCTTTAGGGGTGTCAAACAGGATCTGCTCCACAGAAGACAAGGACACAAATCAGTTGAAGACTCAGCTttaatgaagcttagcattagttcatgcaggatgCGGAAGTCATagcccagccatgatcagctaatggccatctatctatctatctatcttatctatctatctatctatctatctatctatctatctatctatctatctatctatctatctatctatctatctatctatctatctatctatctatctatctatctatctatctatctatctatctatctatctatctatcgcctcccagctcccacagtcaATCatagctctttctctcaacacaagAGGttaatttaaatatgacgtacttctcccTGATAATGTTGATTTAACATGCTGCTGAAAATGCTTAACTTCCTCCatcccagctgcctcctttatagcataaagcttgttgcaccctcatattcaggttcatgctactatggattcaaCAAATTTAGTATTCAACCATGtgataatcttttaaaaatattttcttatttgaaCTGGcatatttgaatacaatctATGAATaaatcttttcattttatttttattctacgGTAATAAAATAGCAAAATCTCTTGTTTccttattatttgtttttagaaatataagtaaaacattttaatttgaaggTCTCCTCTGGTATAGGCTTTGGACAGAGTATCCACAAGCAAATAGCACCATCTGCTGGTTTACTAAggatacatttttgtcaaatggATTTCAATTTTCCACATTTGTACTGATTTAACATCTTATTGCGAGGTATCACTACATCTGAAGTAGTTGTATTCCAGACATGGGAGGAGGATTTCCTATTTTCCTCCATGTGCAGTGGACATTTTGAGCCCCAGAGGAGGAGAAATGTTCAGATCTGAGTCTTTTTCCAATGTCTAAATTTCCTCAAATGCCTCCACTCACACATcccagcatcttcacacacaaaACATGAGTTAGAAGCTTAGTTTTCATACCTTTTTGCCTTTTGCCTGCCACTAAAGAAAACATATGGAGGCACTTTGGCTGCTCTTCCGCTTGTTTTTCTCATGGCTTTGCTCCAACCCCAGTCCGCTGGTTAATGCATTACCAGCTCTGATTTTCCTGTTTCCTGAAttagctttcaaaataaacatatattaagcTCAATCCTCAGTGAGGGTAAATTCCAGTTTTGTTGGTGGGCAAAGATGGGTATGTGCACCACTCACAGAGTGGATCATTGTCAACACAACAATCATGGAAAATGTGTCAGATCACAGCACATCACTGTCTCACTCTCATCTATCTGGACAGCTCAGTTATTGAATTTTCTCTACAGTTTCTGCTACAAGCTTGAATTAATTATAATTTATGCTTAAAAACACCATAAAACTGGACAAGAACCAATACTGCATATTTCCAGTTTGAGGCAGCAATAAAAAGGGGAGATCACAGAGAGGAAATGAATAATTAATGGATACTCTCTTTCTTCTCAGTGACAGCATCCTCCAGAGAGCAGTTTCagaccacagagagagagagagagaggagaaaaagaaaaatacacacCTTGAGTGCACACTTCTCTCCTGTTGTCTTGCAGAAACACTCCAGCACTTTGCCATTGATGCCCAAGCCGAGAACCTGCGCTGTGATTTTATAGTCATCAGTCACTGCGTTTCTCTTAAACTCCGGGTAAGGGTAGGGGGGAGGCTGGAGGTCAGAGAGGCCACTGACCAGACTGCTACCCGGGCTGCTCCCCGGACTGCTGGAGCTGCTGTGGCGCGCTGTCCCGTGCTGCGCAGTAATTGGATTTCCCGGCTGCTCCCCCTGGTTATGATGCATTTTGTGCACCTTAGATCACCAGCATGGGACTTCAGACTCTGCCACTGGAAACATCATCCTGGTCCACTAGACTTTCGTTCTTCTTCTCGCCTCACTTTGGGCACTGTTGGAGCAAAGTGAGATATGCAGTCTATCCAAAAAGGGCGGAGGTCTGAAAATCGCACCGTTATGACACATGGAGCCTCAGAAGACTCCGCCTGGTTCCTAGAATCATGTGGACGGACAGAAAGtcaaactaaataactacaaggatgaaaaaaggcttaaaagtaATCTGGCACCCCTGACTGGTCCTCATCACGTTTATCTGCCTCTTCCTGCAGGGAACACCAACCTCTCCAATTCCCTGACGTCACTACAGAACGGCTCAAATTCATCTTAAAGGAACAAACGTGCAGAGCCGCGCGCGATGGCACCAGTTTGATTCATGCAGAAATGAGTGATATAGTTTACAAAAGTCACCAGTTTAGTCCAGTGATAGAGATTACGACGCTAAGACTACTACATGGGGCTACTCAGTGGCTAACTCTGCATAGATGTGTCTGTTTTCTTCAAGTAAAGCATGACTCATAGCCTGCATTGGTTTGAATATCAActtcttaatgtttttaatgcaggtatgagaatgactaaaactataagcACTCTTCTTTTTAGTGTGCACGTGATTAAATTGGAGGTTGACTTAGACCAGTGAAGCAGGGCCATCTAATCTGCTGTTCTGTCCTTTTGGTTCCTAATAGCCCACAATGAGGGCAGGCCTGCCAGCAGATTTGGCTAGACCCCTGACAAAACCATTGAATGGGTCCTCCCCAGTTGTCATTAAAAAATGGAATCAATGAATGTGTGATGGATCAGAAGCGTTTGTGCTAGTTTTGCTGacacttttcattattttgcacactttttacccatttttgacctatttgtcttaaatttaaaacccctttccaacactttccTGCCAGTTTTTGTGCCTTTGGACACATTTCCCCACTTTCCTACCATTTTGCCAATATTAAATCCtatttcaaaactgtttttatccatgtttttctctttgaaaCAATATTGCCTCTCTTAACcaatattttccacttttttttttaccctgtttcaccacatttctgtccattcaaaaccattttgccacttaataaACCAGTTCCACCatgttttctgcccatttatgccacttttaaccccttctgTTAGTCCATTTCCCCACTTGTACTTAtcgtttttgcctcttttatacATTTGAATGTTATTTCACCATcccttctgcccattttttttttttttttttgccatttgaacccattttggCCTGTTTAAACCAACTGTTGTAACCTTTCAATCCTCTTTCACCACcttctctgtcatttttttcaattttacagtATTTCCACCACGTTTGCTGCCAGTTTGCCACTGGACACATTTTCACAGCGCTTTCCAACCATGCTTTACCTCTATTAAGCCATTTCCCACTTTTATTAtgtcactttaaacactttttttttttttaagattttattttgggCATTGTGTGCCTTCagtggatagaggaggacagtggatagagtctgaaGAAAGCAGGGAGAGACATACGGCAAAGGGCCAAAGGCCAGATTTAAACCCCATCTGCGCACCCTAAACATGTTCTTGTCACTTTCAAAtcctattttaaaacattttctacacattttttaacccatcttGCCCATCTTCACCaacttttgccatgttttaaacctattttaccatctttctgcctatttttgcctcatttaagCCATTTTCCAATTTGAAACCTTTTCCATCACCTTTGCTCCCAGtttatgccactttcaacccatttcttaCCACTGTTAATACATGTGCCATCTTCAACTCCTGTTTTTGCatcttcaaacacattttagccacttttctaTTCTCTTTGACcaccttttttccccattctgcctcattttttcccaatttatgCCACTATTAACCTATTTTACTACTTTCCCCCTATATATTTCCCAAGGCTATGTATTACAACatgaagaaaaattaaacataaatatttgttgctttgttaagACTGGTTATTATGAtattttctgacctccatgggggcccaatttggctgggcccaagACAGCTTTCCCCCTTTAACCCCTCATAGGCCTTGTATGGAGGGAAAATTTATAAACAATTTAAAGATGATCCCAAAAAAGTGCAATGCAATCTGTGTCAACAGCTTTTGTAATACCTGTCAACATCAGGTAACATGGCCTCCCACTTATAAAAGTATAGAGGAGTACAAGTATCAGCCTACTGTAAATGGACATGTTATGTCATTATTAAGCCCCCATAATGACCTTAACATGTCAAGAAAAAAGTGGATCAAGTCCTGTAgactattttttcattctaggtccagaaaacagatattttatttattagctATGTTCATCTCTTTTGTTGCAAATAAGATAATTGATCAATGACAATTCTCTCTATGTAGTACATTTTGATGTTATAAAAAGCAGGATGATAAAAACACATACAAAGAGAGAAGAGGTGCTTTG contains:
- the LOC121506953 gene encoding MAP kinase-activated protein kinase 2-like translates to MHHNQGEQPGNPITAQHGTARHSSSSSPGSSPGSSLVSGLSDLQPPPYPYPEFKRNAVTDDYKITAQVLGLGINGKVLECFCKTTGEKCALKILFDTPKARREVELHWRVSGGPHIVRILSLYENMHQGKKCLLVIMECMEGGELFSRIQSRGDQAFTEREASEIMHDIGTAIEYLHHMDIAHRDVKPENLLYTTKDSNATLKLTDFGFAKETTLYNSLQTPCYTPYYVAPEVLGPEKYDKSCDMWSLGVIMYILLCGFPPFYSNTGQAISPGMKQRIRLGQYEFPNPEWADVSEEAKQLIIQLLKTDPNERMTIGQFVNHPWISQSMVVPPTPLHTSRVLTEDKELWDDVKEEMTSALATMRVDYDQVKIKDLDLSNNPLLNKRRKKPTSGGEETGGDGDAGDRGVLSNSHREVTFSEEHGEMII